A genomic segment from Glycine soja cultivar W05 chromosome 18, ASM419377v2, whole genome shotgun sequence encodes:
- the LOC114395984 gene encoding uncharacterized protein LOC114395984, with the protein MAGRFRELMKKYGKVALGVHLSVSTSSITGLYVAIRNNVDVEAILEKFHMGTISEEQNPNPNHSDGAAAPPKNRTAQLAASAGSAFTLAILCNKALFPVHLITLVSFLPPFRIVDTYWICKL; encoded by the coding sequence ATGGCTGGTCGATTCCGTGAGCTGATGAAGAAATATGGAAAAGTCGCACTCGGCGTTCACTTGAGCGTCTCCACCTCCTCCATCACGGGTTTGTACGTGGCCATCAGAAACAACGTTGACGTGGAAGCCATCCTCGAGAAGTTCCACATGGGCACCATCTCCGAGGAacaaaaccctaaccctaatcaCTCCGACGGCGCCGCCGCGCCACCCAAGAACCGGACGGCTCAGCTCGCCGCCTCCGCCGGCAGCGCCTTCACCCTGGCGATCCTCTGCAACAAGGCGCTGTTCCCCGTGCACCTTATCACACTCGTCAGTTTCTTACCTCCTTTCAGAATAGTTGATACTTACTGGATCTGCAAGCTATAA
- the LOC114395514 gene encoding uncharacterized protein LOC114395514, with amino-acid sequence MATLPIGIRKNWLTYFQYEEERDTPSETRNILLIIFTLVAAVTFQAGVNPPGGVWQENKDGHVAGRAIYASDTQAYYVFLIFNSLAFFNSIFVILLLTHKFPFHFEIWAATISMAVTFGSALFAISPKNSINLTLITAAGPVLVRYLVIIFNLYLRSYFVKDTQTEPDLVHV; translated from the coding sequence atggctACTCTTCCAATTGGCATTAGGAAGAATTGGCTAACATACTTTCagtatgaagaagaaagggacaCACCAAGCGAAACAAGAAACATTCTTCTGATAATCTTCACTTTGGTTGCAGCAGTGACATTTCAAGCTGGAGTGAATCCTCCTGGTGGAGTTTGGCAAGAGAATAAGGATGGACACGTTGCAGGAAGAGCAATATATGCTTCAGATACACAAGCTTACTATGTCTTCCTCATCTTCAATTCTTTGGCCTTTTTTAATTCcatctttgttattttgttactCACTCACAAGTTTCCTTTCCATTTTGAGATATGGGCTGCCACTATTTCCATGGCTGTGACTTTTGGATCAGCCCTTTTTGCTATCTCCCCAAAAAACTCTATCAATTTAACCCTTATCACTGCTGCGGGGCCCGTTCTTGTGAGATATCTGGTTATTATCTTCAACTTGTACTTGAGGAGTTATTTCGTTAAGGATACACAAACTGAACCAGACCTAGTTCATGTTTGA
- the LOC114394964 gene encoding uncharacterized protein C106.07c-like, whose translation MAGRFRELMKKYGKVALGVHLSVSTASITGLYVAIRNNVDVESILEKFHMGTVSEGQNPNPNHSDGAAAPPKNRTAQLAASAGGAFTLAILCNKALFPVRVPITVALTPPIARFLARRKIIKSGV comes from the coding sequence ATGGCTGGTCGATTCCGTGAGCTGATGAAGAAATATGGAAAAGTCGCACTCGGCGTTCACTTGAGCGTCTCCACCGCCTCCATCACGGGTCTCTACGTGGCCATCAGAAACAACGTTGACGTGGAATCCATCCTCGAGAAGTTCCACATGGGCACCGTCTCCGAGGGacaaaaccctaaccctaatcaCTCAGACGGCGCCGCCGCGCCACCCAAGAACCGGACGGCTCAGCTCGCCGCCTCCGCCGGCGGCGCCTTCACGCTGGCGATCCTCTGCAACAAGGCGCTGTTCCCCGTGCGCGTTCCCATAACCGTCGCCCTCACTCCCCCCATCGCGAGGTTCCTCGCGAGGAGGAAGATCATCAAGAGCGGCGTATGA
- the LOC114395118 gene encoding trafficking protein particle complex subunit 2-like protein, giving the protein MIVCVAVVGHQNNPLYIQSFTEADDALKLHHIVHCSLDVVDERVNNPKKSGPMLNETFLGLLYPIENYKVYGYLTNTKVKFILVTTDLDVKDADVRNFFRRFHAAYVDAVSNPFHVPGKKITSRTFAERVSTIVKSFGLSSAG; this is encoded by the exons ATGATTGTCTGCGTCGCCGTCGTCGGTCACCAG AACAATCCGCTGTACATACAGAGCTTCACGGAGGCCGATGATGCTCTCAAGCTCCACCACATCGTCCATTGCTCGCTCGATGTGGTCGACGAGCGAG TGAACAATCCTAAAAAGTCTGGGCCGATGCTTAATGAGACGTTTTTGGGACTGCTTTATCCTATTGAAAACTACAAAGT ATATGGATATCTGACTAATACGAAGGTGAAATTTATCTTGGTGACCACGGATCTGGATGTTAAAGATGCGGATGTAAGGAAT TTTTTCAGGAGGTTCCATGCCGCATATGTAGATGCAGTTTCGAACCCATTCCATGTACCAGGCAAAAAGATAACCTCCAGAACTTTTGCAGAAAGAGTGAGCACAATTGTCAAGTCATTTGGCTTGAGTTCTGCTGGGTGA
- the LOC114396620 gene encoding V-type proton ATPase subunit B 2-like, protein MGVAQNIPDAEEGTLEIGMEYRTVSGVAGPLVILDKVKGPKFQEIVNIRLGDGTTRRGQVLEVDGEKAVVQVFEGTSGIDNKFTTVQFTGEVLKTPVSLDMLGRIFNGSGKPIDNGPPILPEAYLDISGSSINPSERTYPEEMIQTGISTIDVMNSIARGQKIPLFSAAGLPHNEIAAQICRQAGLVKRLEKSDNLLEGGGEEDNFAIVFAAMGVNMETAQFFKRDFEENGSMERVTLFLNLANDPTIERIITPRIALTTAEYLAYECGKHVLVILTDMSSYADALREVSAAREEVPGRRGYPGYMYTDLATIYERAGRIEGRKGSITQIPILTMPNDDITHPTPDLTGYITEGQIYIDRQLYNRQIYPPINVLPSLSRLMKSAIGEGMTRKDHSDVSNQLYANYAIGKDVQAMKAVVGEEALSSEDLLYLEFLEKFERKFVAQGAYDTRNIFQSLDLAWTLLRIFPRELLHRIPAKTLDQFYSRDASN, encoded by the exons ATGGGTGTGGCTCAAAACATTCCCGATGCGGAAGAGGGAACCTTGGAGATTGGAATGG AATACAGAACTGTTTCTGGAGTTGCTGGGCCATTGGTCATTCTTGATAAAGTTAAG GGACCCAAGTTTCAAGAGATTGTTAACATTCGCTTAGGAGATGGTACTACTCGGCGTGGACAAGTGCTAGAAGTTGATGGTGAAAAGGCTGTTGTTCAG GTCTTTGAGGGTACATCTGGGATTGACAATAAATTTACAACTGTGCAATTTACTGGAGAG GTGTTAAAAACTCCAGTATCATTGGACATGCTTGGCCGCATATTCAATGGTTCTGGAAAACCAATTGATAATGGTCCACCCATTTTACCCGAGGCTTACTTGGACATATCAG GAAGTTCCATCAACCCTAGTGAGAGAACCTATCCAGAGGAGATGATACAGACAGGAATATCTACCATTGATGTCATGAATTCTATTGCTAGAGGTCAAAAGATCCCTCTATTCTCAGCTGCTGGTCTCCCCCATAATGAAATTGCTGCACAGATATGCCGTCAGGCTGGCTTAGTCAAGCGACTAGAAAAGTCTGATAATCTTCTCGAG GGTGGAGGAGAAGAGGACAATTTTGCCATTGTGTTTGCAGCTATGGGAGTTAACATGGAGACTGCACAGTTTTTCAAACGTGACTTTGAGGAAAATGGCTCGATGGAGAGAGTGACCCTTTTCCTTAATCTG GCAAATGATCCTACGATTGAGCGTATCATCACTCCTCGTATTGCTCTTACTACTGCTGAATATTTGGCATATGAATGTGGCAAGCATGTTCTTGTGATACTAACTGATATGAGTTCTTATGCTGATGCTCTTCGTGAG GTATCTGCTGCCCGAGAAGAAGTACCTGGTAGACGTGGGTATCCCGGCTACATGTATACAGATCTTGCAACAATATACGAACGTGCCGGAAGAATTGAGGGGCGAAAAGGCTCTATTACACAAATTCCAATTCTAACCATGCCTAATGATG ATATTACGCATCCAACTCCTGATCTTACAGGATATATTACTGAGGGACAGATATATATCGACAGACAGTTGTATAACAGGCAG ATATATCCTCCAATCAATGTCCTTCCATCATTGTCTCGTTTGATGAAG AGTGCCATTGGTGAGGGAATGACACGAAAGGATCATTCTGATGTGTCCAACCAG cTCTATGCAAATTATGCCATTGGAAAGGATGTCCAGGCAATGAAAGCCGTGGTCGGAGAAGAAGCACTTTCATCTGAGGACCTG CTGTATTTGGAATTTTTGGAGAAGTTTGAGAGGAAGTTTGTTGCCCAAGGAGCATACGATACACGCAATATCTTCCAGTCACTAGATCTTGCATGGACTTTGCTTCGGATTTTCCCTCGCGAGCTTCTCCACCGTATTCCTGCAAAGACTCTTGATCAGTTCTACAGCCGAGATGCCAGTAACTGA
- the LOC114395464 gene encoding AT-hook motif nuclear-localized protein 23-like: MAGIDLGSASHFVHHRLERPDLEDDENQQDQDNNLNNHEGLDLVTPNSGPGDVVGRRPRGRPPGSKNKPKPPVIITRESANTLRAHILEVSSGCDVFESVATYARKRQRGICVLSGSGTVTNVTLRQPAAAGAVVTLHGRFEILSLSGSFLPPPAPPGATSLTVFLGGGQGQVVGGNVVGPLVASGPVIVIASSFTNVAYERLPLDEEESMQMQQGQSSAGGGGSGGGVSNNSFPDPSSGLPFFNLPLNMPQLPVDGWAGNSGGRQSY, from the coding sequence ATGGCCGGCATAGACTTGGGTTCAGCATCACATTTTGTTCATCATCGCCTTGAACGCCCTGACCTTGAAGACGATGAGAACCAACAAGACCAAGACAACAACCTTAACAATCACGAAGGGCTTGACCTAGTTACACCAAATTCAGGTCCTGGTGATGTTGTTGGTCGCAGGCCAAGAGGAAGACCTCCAGGTTCAAAGAACAAGCCAAAACCACCAGTTATCATCACAAGAGAGAGTGCAAACACCCTTAGGGCTCACATCCTTGAAGTTAGTAGTGGTTGTGATGTCTTTGAATCAGTCGCTACCTATGCAAGGAAGCGACAAAGAGGGATCTGTGTCCTTAGTGGGAGTGGCACCGTGACCAACGTGACGTTGAGACAGCCAGCTGCAGCAGGTGCCGTCGTCACGCTGCACGGAAGGTTTGAGATCCTGTCTTTGTCAGGATCGTTCCTCCCACCTCCCGCTCCACCAGGTGCTACAAGTTTGACCGTGTTCCTTGGTGGAGGACAGGGTCAAGTGGTGGGAGGAAATGTTGTTGGTCCTTTGGTGGCTTCTGGGCCTGTTATTGTTATTGCTTCATCTTTTACTAATGTAGCATATGAGAGGTTGCCCTTGGATGAAGAGGAATCTATGCAGATGCAACAAGGGCAATCATCTGCTGGCGGTGGTGGTAGTGGTGGTGGAGTCAGTAATAACTCTTTTCCGGACCCGTCTTCTGGGCTTCCATTCTTCAATTTGCCCCTTAACATGCCTCAGTTACCTGTTGATGGTTGGGCTGGGAACTCTGGTGGAAGGCAATCTTACTGA